One Streptomyces sp. SAI-135 DNA segment encodes these proteins:
- a CDS encoding TIGR03086 family metal-binding protein, protein MDTNAAKKTYGIGELLGRARERAVPVVGGIPDAALGAATPCAQYDVKELVNHLFQVIVQFQRLAAKEPSDFGEVAADRVAEGPDWRERFAAEADRLVAAWSAPGAEEGTTGAMEMPARLVGAMALLDLTVHAWDLARATGQEYGVPDDAVTEELTGAVARLAPTAREMGVFGEPVAVAEGASDFERLLAGTGREPR, encoded by the coding sequence ATGGACACGAACGCGGCGAAGAAGACGTACGGCATCGGTGAGCTGCTGGGGAGGGCTCGGGAGCGGGCCGTCCCGGTGGTTGGGGGGATTCCGGACGCGGCGCTCGGGGCTGCCACGCCCTGTGCGCAGTACGACGTGAAGGAGCTGGTCAATCATCTGTTCCAGGTGATCGTGCAGTTCCAGCGGCTGGCGGCGAAGGAGCCGTCGGACTTCGGCGAGGTCGCTGCCGACCGGGTGGCCGAGGGGCCGGACTGGCGGGAGCGGTTCGCGGCGGAGGCGGACCGGCTGGTGGCGGCCTGGTCCGCGCCCGGTGCGGAGGAGGGGACGACCGGGGCGATGGAGATGCCGGCGCGGCTGGTCGGCGCGATGGCGCTGCTCGACCTGACCGTGCATGCGTGGGATCTGGCGCGGGCGACGGGTCAGGAGTACGGGGTGCCCGATGATGCGGTCACGGAGGAGCTGACGGGTGCGGTGGCCCGACTTGCTCCTACGGCCAGGGAGATGGGGGTGTTCGGGGAGCCGGTGGCGGTGGCGGAGGGGGCGTCGGACTTCGAGCGGCTGCTGGCGGGGACGGGGAGGGAGCCTCGCTGA
- a CDS encoding LLM class flavin-dependent oxidoreductase, producing the protein MQFGIFSVGDVTPDPTTGRTPTERERIKAMVAIALKAEEVGLDVFATGEHHNPPFVPSSPTTMLGYIAAQTEKLILSTSTTLITTNDPVKIAEDFAMLQHLADGRVDLMMGRGNTGPVYPWFGKDIREGINLAIENYALLRRLWREDVVNWEGKFRTPLQGFTSTPRPLDGVAPFVWHGSIRSPEIAEQAAYYGDGFFHNNIFWPADHTKRMVELYRSRYAHYGHGTPEQAIVGLGGQVFMRKNSQDAVREFRPYFDVAPVYGHGPSLEDFTDQTPLTVGSPEQVIEKTLKFREYAGDYQRQLFLVDHAGLPLKTVLEQIDLLGEEVVPVLRKEFAAGRPADVPEAPTHASLLAAAQNKEVVA; encoded by the coding sequence ATGCAGTTCGGGATCTTCAGCGTCGGCGATGTCACGCCGGACCCGACGACCGGCCGTACGCCGACGGAGCGTGAGCGGATCAAGGCCATGGTCGCGATCGCACTGAAGGCCGAGGAGGTCGGGCTCGACGTCTTCGCGACCGGTGAGCACCACAACCCGCCGTTCGTGCCGTCGTCGCCGACCACCATGCTCGGGTACATCGCGGCGCAGACCGAGAAGCTCATCCTCTCGACCTCGACCACGCTGATCACCACGAACGACCCGGTGAAGATCGCCGAGGACTTCGCGATGCTCCAGCACCTGGCCGACGGCCGGGTGGACCTGATGATGGGCCGCGGCAACACCGGGCCGGTCTACCCCTGGTTCGGCAAGGACATCCGCGAGGGCATCAACCTCGCCATCGAGAACTACGCCCTGCTGCGCCGGCTGTGGCGCGAGGACGTCGTGAACTGGGAGGGGAAGTTCCGGACGCCGCTCCAGGGCTTCACCTCCACGCCCCGGCCGCTGGACGGGGTCGCGCCGTTCGTGTGGCACGGGTCCATCCGGTCTCCCGAGATCGCCGAGCAGGCCGCCTACTACGGCGACGGGTTCTTCCACAACAACATCTTCTGGCCGGCCGACCACACCAAGCGGATGGTCGAGCTGTACCGGAGCCGGTACGCCCACTACGGGCACGGCACGCCCGAGCAGGCGATCGTGGGGCTGGGTGGACAGGTGTTCATGCGGAAGAACTCCCAGGACGCGGTCCGTGAGTTCCGGCCGTACTTCGACGTGGCGCCGGTGTACGGGCACGGGCCCTCCCTGGAGGACTTCACCGACCAGACCCCGCTGACCGTCGGCTCCCCGGAGCAGGTCATCGAGAAGACCCTGAAGTTCCGCGAGTACGCCGGGGACTACCAGCGCCAGCTCTTCCTGGTGGACCACGCAGGGCTGCCCCTGAAGACCGTCCTGGAGCAGATCGACCTGCTGGGCGAGGAGGTCGTGCCGGTGCTGCGCAAGGAGTTCGCGGCGGGCCGCCCGGCGGACGTCCCGGAGGCTCCCACCCACGCGTCCCTGCTGGCCGCCGCACAGAACAAGGAGGTCGTCGC